The DNA region TAAAAGCACggtttcaaattaaaaagtgAGAAAGTCTCCAGCTGTGAGAAGCATCTCCCTGTTTTTGTTAACATGTTGCCTGCATGGTTTTAATCCAGACTGTAGGTGTTGTGACTTATATTAGTTAATTCCCTTATTTACTGGATTTGAAAGAGCTTAGGCAAAGAGCCGAGGACTGAAGACAGAAAACCATGTtcttgtgtgtgtcttgtttttctcACTGGCTCTCCCCCTTTTTCCCCTTATTTTCTCTGCCACTTCAGGATGATATCAAAAGACCAGTTTGAACGGAAGAAGAATGATGTTCTCGACCCTGAACCGTAAGTAGATACAAACCCCTCAGCCTCTCGATGACGAGGACTATTACTGATGGAAaagcatgttctccctgtgccGCTTTTTTCAAGTTAGTCTCATACACtgcctggccaaaaaaaaagtcaccaccaaaaaaaaaaggccatacACTCTAATATTTCATTGGACCGCCTTTAGCTTTGATTACGGCATGCATTCGCTGTGGCATTGTTTCGATAAGCTTCTGCAATGTCACAAGATTTATTTCCATCCAGTGTTGCATTAATTTTTCACCAAGATCTTGCATTGATGATGGTAGAGTCTGACTGTTGCGCAAAGCCttctccagcacatcccaaagattCTCAATGGGGTTAAGGTCTGGACTCTATGGTGGCCAATCCATGTGTGAAAATGGTGTCTCATGCTCTTGTCTTTCACAATTTGAGCCCGATGAATCCTGGCATTGTCATCTTGGAATATGCCCGTGCCATCAGGGAAGAAAAAATCCATTGATGGAATAACCTGGTCATTCAGTATATTCAGGTAGTCAGCTGACCTCATTCTTTGAGCACATACTGTTGCTGAACCTAGACCTGACCAACTGCAGCAACCCCAGATCATAACACTGCCCCCACAGGCTTGTACAGTAGGCACTAGGCATGATGGGTGCATCACTTCATCTGCCTCTCTTCTTACCCTGATGCGCCCATCACTCTGGAACAGGGTAAatctggactcatcagaccacatgACCTTCTTCCATTGCTCCAGAGTCCAATCTTTATGCTCCCTAGCAAATTGAAGCCTTTTTTTCCGGTTAGCCTCACTGATTAGTGGTTTTCTTAAGGCTACACAGCTGTTCAGTCCCAATCCCTTGAGTTCCCTTCGCATTGTACGTGTGGAAATGctcttactttcactattaaacATAGCCCTGAGTtctactgttgtttttcttcgaTTTGATCTCACCAAACGTTTAAGTGATCGCCGATCACGATcattgaggatttttttccgGCCACATTTCTTCCTCGAAGACGATGGGTCCCCACTATCCTTCCAGTTTTTAATAATGCATTGGACAGTTCTTAACCCAATTTTAGTAGTTTCTGCAATCTCCTTAGATGTTTTCTCTGCTTGATGCATGCCAATGATTTGACCCTTCTCAAACAGACTAACATCTTTTCCACGACCACGGGATGTGTCTTTCGACATGGTTGTTTAGGAAATGAGAAGCAACTCATTGCACCAGTTGGGGTTAAATAACTTGTTGCCAGCTGAAAGATAATCGCCCATGCAGTAATTATCCAATAGGAGGCTCGTACCTATTTGCTTAGTTAAATccaggtggcgactttttttttggccaggctGTGTATGTGTTGAATAAGAATTTTACTGCCTTTTCCCCACTGGTGTGTTCCTGATCATGTCttaaaaatttatttttttgtcacccACATCTGGCTTTGTGTTGGTGCTTTTGGTGCACAGCCTGCACATTTTCCCCCTGGAGCGCTCTGATCAATCACTCTGGCCTCAGTGAGCCCTCAGGGCAACTCAGCAGCGCCACCCGCTGCATGGAAATCTGTGTCAGAACTGTGCTTCCAATGATAGTTTTTCCATCGCAGAACGCAGGCTCCCAGTTCCTTCAAATGCACTGATTGCTTTGCAGCTTATTGTTAAAGACGATGTACAGTTCTTATAAATCCTCTAACAAAGGCACACTTGCATTGGCTGGCTTGCAATTGTGTAACGACTGGAGGAACATAAACTTGAATGGAGATGTTTGTTGCTTGCTGCCTCAGCAGTTAAGACTTCAACATTCATACAAGTGATGGCCATCAGGAACATGGCTCGGACAGTTTTCAGAACGGTAACagtgtttgaaaatgttcatACATATAACATAACTGGGGCTGAAATGATTCCTCGATTACTAAAGCTCATCTATGCAAAGTCTTTGTATCAAAGCATTGTTTAATACATATAATCTATACAGTGCTATGTGTTTGGCACAGTTGATCATTACTGACACACAGTGCACGTATGCTGTGGACAGATGACGTGATTTCATAGCGAGGGgtgaggaggacagacagaccagagaaaacagaaattgATCGAAGTTTGAGATCATTTCAAgctgaaagaaaacataaaaccTGTACAGCTGTAAAACCAACCTAGCCTACCAAAGTAGCACAATGTTAATACTTCAGCACCCGAGCAGAAAGTGTCCGGTCCACAGGGCGAACCAGACAGATggtaatgctaacattagcatataATGTAAATCAATATGATGTCAAGTTGAGATAAAGACCCACCGCTAGGAGGGGTTGCGCTGGCTGATCTTCAGTTGCTACAGCTGCTAACGCCAGGTCCGTCTCCAGAGCTGGAGTCCACTCTCCTCCCAGCGAAGTAGTTGCCAAGCGGCAGGGAGTGAGGCAGCATGCTATTATTATGAGAGTCTAtggctctctctcacacacaaccacacgTAGAAGGCCtgtcttattttgtgtgtatttactTACTGTTGTACTTTGATGGAATAATTGATAGAATACTTGATTATTAGAACAGTCAATGGCCGCAGCCGTAGAAATAACCATTGCGAAACACATCAGTCATCGATGTCGGAGCACATGTAGCAGTACTAGGTCATCAGGTACCGGACAGTGCAGTTGACGTAGTGCTGTTAgaattttgcatttttaccATTTGGCAGCTGTCAGGTAGATTAAATGTGTTATTCAGGGACACCTTGGAAGGAGACAATAACACAAAGATTTATTGTGAACTTTCAAGCTGATTCAAACTGTGAACGTGTCTCACTGTAGGCTTGTTTGTTCCTCAGGTTTGTTGAATGTAAAGATTGTGGACGGAAGATGCACCAGATATGCGTCTTACACTACGAGGTCATTTGGCCATCTGGGTGAGATGTCAACTCCTACTTCTAGCATATTTGCCAAAAAATTATATACATATTTTGTGTGTTCATTACAACAAGTCtaatgtctgtctctttctctctccagatTCATTTGTGACAATTGTTTAAAGAAGAGTGGAAAAACACGGAAGGAAAACAAGTTCTCTGCAAAACGTTAGTGTAGTTCTGTACTTGTGAATTTGAAATGTCAGGTCCTTGAATCTGTTTTCTTTGTAGGATTTTCTGCTGTGTtcaaaatgtcaacatgttATTGCAGTTAAGTCTCACAAGCACTGAAGACACAAGATAATATAAaccacctccacctgcacatgggTTGCATATGTCTCTCCCTGTGGCTTTCCTGCAGTGGcggctttgtttttttgtttgtttttttccttgatGTTGGCCTTGTGGTTTCACTGGTATTTTTTCCCTGTAGCCCTGGAGAACAATACTGACCTTTATGGCATATGGTGCTAACAGATTCAAGCTCTCTTGGTCTCACATAGATCAGTTCTAGTGCCTCTCTTGTTTTGTTAAATTGAAGGCTGTCGCAGGTTCGCAAAGTACCCAGATGTGTCACACCCCTGCTTCTCTTTGATCCTGGAAAGTGAAGAGAATCAACATATTTCTAAAggtttctcctgtttgtttgtACACTGTAGGGCTGCAGTCCACACGATTGGGAATGTACATAGAGGACCGTGTGAATAAATACTTGAAGAGACAGAACCACCCAGAGGCCGGAGAGGTGTTTGTGCGAGTGGTGGCGAGCTCCGACAAAACGGTGGAAGTAAAACCAGGCATGAAAGCCAGGTGAGAGCATCACTGACAGGAAGACAGGAGGACTGGGTGAATATGATCTGTGCTTTTCTgagtttaaacatttttatgacttaatACTTTAAATTACGCGATCATTATTTATCAACTTGGTCAAATAAATGAGCAACCAGAGTCAACAGTCACGATGAGGGAGGGCGTAACGTTGTGGACAGCTGAATACCTGTCTCGCCCTCTCTGATTTGTAGACGCACTGGCACACCTCATGTTTGTCCTGAGCTTATTGTTTATTGTCCCTGCTGCACAAAGCTGAATGCCCTCTATAAAGTGTTTATACCCACTCAGAGTGATTGTGGAACCTGCGTGTGTGACAAGATGGAGTGCACACCCACCCTGAGTACCTCAGAGGATTGTTCACTGTTTGATCACACAAGATCAAAGTCTGCGACGCTCGACCCATCCTCGCAGGGAGGAGTCTGTCGTCCAAGAACCTGTTAATCTTCAGGCTGGCTGATTTAAAGCTGTTTGCTTTTTATTGACTCGGGCCACGCGACTTGAATTGTCGCATTATGCTCTTCGGTGTCGCTAAAAGCAGCGACACACAAGTGAACGTCTCTGTCAGCTCGTAACCTTTGTTTCCTAGAAGCCTTTATAGTCACAATAACATTTAAAGTGCTACTATGAAACATTTATGCACTGTATTGTACACCTATGGACCTGGGGTGTAcggtcaaattatttttttaagccaTCATGTGTAATTCTCAGCTTTGCAAAGTCCACACCTATTTATGTTGAGTGTTTTGACATCACATCGCACCTAGATGACTGACGAGCATAACACCAGGGTTTCTGCAGGTCCTGAAAAAGTCGTAAAATGATTCTTCTTTTAAATGtatcactctaataaccatattcctacataaaacctaccaCCGCACAGGACTACATATGTGAAACTCACATATTGCAGCATTCTTCTGCAGTGtttaaatcaggaaaaaaaatgatttgttcAAAAATTAGTGTtgaatttggttaaaaattCTCTTGAAAACCTTTAAAACCATTTAAATGTCTGATACGTATAGACACCCTGAAGATGTTCTAGTGTCTCCCTCTAACTAAACATTATGCTGTTGACACATTTTAACTTTTGATCCATTTTCATTACAGGTTTGTGGACACGGGTGAAATGCCCGAGACCTTTCCCTACAGAACCAAAGCACTTTTCGCCTTTGAGGAGATTGACGGTGTGGATGTATGCTTCTTTGGCATGCACGTGCAGGAGTATGGCTCCGAGTGCCCATTCCCCAACACTAGGTATGTACTACCTGGCAATAAAGGACTGGCACTTGAGGTGTTTTTTATGGGTGAAATTGACCaatgctccctctctctttctttgcaGACGGGTCTACATATCATACCTTGACAGTATTCACTTCTTCAGACCTCGGATTCTACGAACAGCAGTGTACCATGAGATCCTCATTGGCTATCTAGAATACGTCAAGAAACTTGGGTAGGTCTTGCTCTAATACTAATACTTTATACACATCTTAAGAGTGAACATGAGAGATAGTCTATGGATTGAACTTTCTGGCGGGATTTAGTTCTAAGGAAGCAGATGTCCTCATGTACACGTTGGCTCTTTGCCTGCAGGTATACCCAGGGCCACATCTGGGCATGTCCGCCCAGTGAAGGAGATGACTACATCTTCCACTGCCATCCTCCTGACCAGAAAATCCCCAAGCCCAAGAGGCTGCAGGAGTGGTACAGGAAGATGCTGGATAAGGCCTTTGCTGAGAGGATTCTGCATGACTACAAGGTAAGGAGgagacattttcttttaaatagaACAAAAGACAAATGATCAGGTTTTGATTTCCTGTGTTCTTGATCACATATCCTGGTAGAATTGAACACATTGGCTCCTTTGTTGGTATTAACAgccaaacacatttaaacatgtaAATGCCAAGCATGCAGGATTGCTGAAAACACAATACATCTTAAATGTCTTGAATCATTcaagtttatttttgtcttcctcTCAGGACATCTTCAAACAGGCAACAGAGGACCGTCTGACCAGTGCTAATGAGTTGCCGTACTTCGAAGGCGACTTCTGGCCCAACGTGCTGGAGGAGAGCATCAAGGagctggagcaggaggaggaggagaggaaaaaggagGAGAACACTGCTGCCTCTGAAACTCCTGAGGTGCAAACATTGTGCCATGGTTTGATCATGTGGCATTTAGCAGAGATATGAATTCACAGCTCCACTTTGTAGTCATGTTTTATCATCTTCGACCATTTTGCACTTCTTTCACATGCCACTCCTTTTTAAGCCTTGAAATGTGATTATCAACACATTTTGAATAGAATTTGATGATTTTTAATGATCTCTAATGAGAAGTTGAATCAAGGTGACAAAGAAACAGCAACAGTGTAAATGAAGAACATGTGGCTTTTTGAAGATAACCAAAACCCTTGCTGTAATAAGAACTACTTTGACAGCTTTCTTTCAGTGATCAGCATGGTGTGATCATTTCATTagctgttttctttaatgtttgCTTTTGTATATCCCCCACAGGGTACCCCAAGTGACAGCAAAAATGctaagaagaagaacaacaagaaGACCAATAAAAACAAGAGCAGCGTGAGCCGAGCCAATAAGAAGAAGCCTGGGATGCCGAATGTAGCTAATGACCTATCCCAGAAGCTGTATGCCACCATGGAGAAGCACAAAGAGGTCAGACTGGTTATGTTTTAATGTAGTTTAGAAATCTATAGTGAAAGCAGTTTTGATGATAAATGGGCATTATATGAACATCTGTGTATTTGAGAGTGAGTTGATGTCAAACACTGTATTTGTTCACACTGTATTTGACATAATGATACAGCTTCCCCTTGATGTAGTGATTCAGAATGTTAGTGTTTTAACACCTGTCTCAGTTTGACTTGTGCTTCTCTAActctctttttgtgttttcccCCGTCGACCAAAGGTGTTCTTTGTGATCCACCTCCACTCCGGTCCCATGGCCAACACCCTGCCGCCCATCGTTGACCCTGACCCCATGCTCTCTTGTGACCTGATGGATGGTCGCGACGCTTTCCTGACTCTGGCCAGGGACAAACACTGGGAGTTCAGCTCTCTCAGGAGGTGCAAGTGGAGCACCATGTGCATGCTGGTCGAGCTGCACAACCAAGGACAGGACCGCTTTGTCTACACTTGCAACGAGTGCAAGCACCATGTGGAGACACGCTGGCACTGCACCGTGTGCGAGGTGAGTTCCTACTATTAGTAtgcagtgttgtgtttttacactGGAATTAGTCCTGTGTCCGAATTTGAGAGAGTCATGCAGTGACAGGAAATGAAAATGATAATGAGGTCTGTCAGACAAAGTTAAACCAGGAATTATATGTATGTAGTACATCAAATACTGTTATTCTTAACAGCAGGAGTATATTTGTGAAATTTTTAACAAATCTGTTTATCAGACTTGGTTAGACTCATGTTAATTACTGTGTCCCCGTCTGCTTTCTTCTGCAGGACTTTGATCTGTGCATTAATTGTTACAATGTGAAGGGCCATGAGCACCAGATGGTGAAGTGGGGCCTTGGCCTGGACGACGACAGCAACAGCCAGAGTGGAGAGGCCTCCAAGAGCCCACAGGAGAGCCGGCGCTTAAGTATCCAACGCTGCATCCAGTCCCTGGTCCATGCTTGTCAGTGTCGCAATGCCAACTGCTCTCTGCCGTCCTGCCAGAAGATGAAACGAGTGGTGCAGCACACCAAGGGCTGCAAGCGCAAAACCAATGGTGGCTGCCCTGTATGCAAGCAGCTCATTGCTTTGTGCTGTTACCATGCAAAGCACTGTCAGGAGAACAAGTGTCCTGTCCCGTTCTGCCTGAACATCAAGCACAAGCTTcgccagcagcagctgcagcacaggCTCCAGCAGGCCCAGCTGATGAGGAGAAGAATGGCCACCATGCAAGGCAGAACCATGCCGCTACCGTCCCCACCGGCTTCAGCTGCCCCCAGCACTCCCACTCCCCATGCCCAGCCCAACACTCCTCAGACACCCCAGCAGCCGCTCTCCAACCAGCCGCAGACCCCCAACTCAGCAGGCGTCATGTCCCCAACGTTTCCCAATGCACCTCGCAATGGCCAGCCTCAAACACCAGTGTCCCAGGGCAAGCCTGGGCCCCAGGCCTCCCCTCTACACCAGCAGCAGTCCCCTCTTCCCCAGCCGCCCCAGCCACCTcagcagctacagcagcagccTCCCCTTGCTGCAGTCAAGATGGCACGGCACATCGAGATGATGGCACAGGCCCAGCAGAACCAGCAGAATTACCGGGTCAACATGAATGGCTTACCCATGAACCCCCAGCAGCCACAGCAGCGCATGACCGGACCAATGCAGCCACCTATGCAGATGGTGCCAGGGCCACGGGGACCACAGGTCATGCAACCAGGCATGGCCCCAGGGCAGTGGCCTGGAGCTGCAGGGCAGATGCAGGCAGCTCAGACTCAACAACCGGGCCTTGTCCCAGGCCAGACCCCACAGCAGACCATGACCATGCAGCGAGCCATGATGGCCCCAGGGCAGCAACCTCAGCAGGGCCAAAGGATGCTGATTCCACAGCAGCCTGGTGCCCGTCCACAAACCCCCCAGAGACCTGGTGCTATTGCACCCAACGCCCTGCAGGACCTTCTGCGCACCCTCAAGTCTCCCAGCTCGccccagcagcaacagcaagtCCTCAACATCCTCAAATCAAACCCTCAGCTAATGGCGGCTTTTATCAAACAGCGAACAGCCAAGTACCACGCCAACCAGCCGCAGCAAGCAGGTCAGCAACAGCAGCCTGGCATGCCTACAATGCAAGCCATGGCCATGCCAGGAGGGGCAGTGCAGAGGCCAGGGATTCCCTCACAGCAGCCTCAGCAGCCTCCTGCGCAGGGCATGGCTGCATTAGGGGCACAAGGACAGCTCATAAACGCAGCACACAACACCAACCCCCAGCTCCAGGAGCTTTACCGTCGGCAGCTCTTaagacagcagcaacaacagcagcagcagcagcaacaacagggaGTGATGCCTCAGGGCCATCCCGGCCAGTTCCCTGCTCAGGCGCAGGGTACGGCAGCTACGTACTCCCAGCTCCGcatgcagcaacagcagcagcagatagcCATGCAGGCAGGTGCAGGAGCCGCTGGGGGGCCCATGGGCCAGCTCCCACCCATGGCACAGATGGCTCAGCCCGGCATGGGGATAGACTCCACCCAGAACTTACTGCATCAACGAATGctccagcagcaacagcagcagcagcagcagcttccccagcagcagcaggccgtCCTCAAGCAGCAGATGGGCTCTCCCGCCCAGCCCAGCCCCATGAGCCCCCAGACCCACCTGCTGGCCGGCCAGCCCCAGGGTGGTGCCCACCTCCCTGGCCAGTCCACACTAGCCAACGCCCTCAACAACCAGGTCCGCTCCCCTGCGCCAGTCCAGTCCCCCTGTCCGCCTTCGCAACAGCAGCCCCAGCAGCAGCGGCCACATTCCAGTCCCTCGCCGCAGGTCCAGAACCAGCCCCAGCCCTCACCGCAGCACCCGCATCCACCCCACTCGGCTTCCCCACACCCCGGACTCGGGGGCCCGCTTTCAGGCTCCATGGAGCAGGGACACTTGGGGACGCCCGAACAAAGCGCCATGCTACCGCAGCTTAACACGCCCAACAGAGGGGGGCTGAGCAGTGACTTGGGGATGGTGGGAGATGCTACAGGGGACACTCTGGAGAAGTTTGTGGAAGGATTGTAGCATTTCTGCTGGTAACTAAAGAACACAATCTCTCTCCCAGGGACCCATActcccactcctcctcctcctccttgtttcCCCTCAGACTCTTTATCCCGTTAGAGGGCTTTGTTTGTTCTTTCTAAGGTTGAGAACGTTCTTTTGTACTGACATGTAAAAAGTTTCAACtgttgtaaaaagaaaatttggtcgaggaaaaaaacaaaacaaaaaaaaaaaaagtcaacactTTGAGGGAATGTAATTGTTTCCTGAACCCAAGTGAGGGGTATTTCTTCCTTAAGATGTTGAGGGATTTGCAAGTTGCTTcttaaatgaaatttaaatcacaaagaatatattttttggTTGAGACCAAATGTGTTCAATACTCAActtattttttggtttgtttttggtATGGTTTCATGCCTTTctcgtttcttttttttttcttttttttttttttaagaaaatgtaCAATTGCATTATATTATTcatatctttttattttgtaccttTGGAAAAGAAACTTAAAGCATTTTTGTgttgaaactgtaaaataatTTGTCTGGGAATTGGGCCAGGTTTTCGTTTTCTTCTCAAGCTGTCATTCCTGGCAATTGTAATCAAGTGTTGTACCATTACTCCAAGACGTTGCGTTCAGGGACCGCTCCCCTCCTCTTTGTGTGTATGAAGAGCACTCAGTTGTATTGAAATAGGAAACGGACTGCGGCAGGTTGTGTATACACGGGCATGTATACAGGCGCACATGAAGACACTGACACAAACCCTCACAGTCACTAAAATAACTACAGCTCCGACTGGTTTCACAAACACAGACGACAAGGACTGCATCCTACATCTCAGTGGCCTGGAATTTGGATAAATCTGTCTTGCAGGTGTGGAACATTGTTGCTTTGACATTAAAAAGAATTTGTCATACCTTTTTTGTCATACAAATGTTGTAAAGTGTAAAGAGAGTGTGAGAAAGAGACCAGCCCCCTAAGCTGAGGTGGAATGATCACCGGTTGTTTGTAGGCCACATCTCTGATGACGCCCCATCCTCTAAATTTTACACTAAGCCGTGTGCGATCTAGGGATGAAGGGCTCGTTTGAGATTCACCCTGAGGAAAACTAAATGTTATCAACCCTCATTCCTCTCTCACAAAAACTTGAATTAGGGGGGATTTACTTTTTCTCCTATTGTAAATCAAGTTATTAAGCAAAATACTATAAATATAAGGAAGAGAGAATGAAATCACTGTATAAACTGGTTAAAAGACTCATTTCTTACTTATATACCATATtgttaaataaactgtgtgcaaCAGAAGAACTCCAGTACTCTGTTGACTCAATAATGAGGCAtcactcctgtgtgtgtgcgactTTGTGTTCATTTCTTTCAGCTCCGCACTGTTTCGTTTTCC from Epinephelus fuscoguttatus linkage group LG3, E.fuscoguttatus.final_Chr_v1 includes:
- the crebbpa gene encoding histone lysine acetyltransferase CREBBP isoform X2, producing MAENLLDVGPPNSKRPKLNSPALSASDGPDLGSLPWDDLENDLPDELIPNGDLSLMGGMPSNGGAAPGAGGPAGASVVPDAAAKHKQLSELLRAGSTSSITGAGLNSASPQPGNMGPQLGTPLRKSPLGQGSPNNHPSPQAQKAGTPTGVAGQNNNNNTATMGLNTTGFSQAMINNSQGHAGLLGQGGQSQPGQVMNGGLVPEAGRGRGAGVAGLQYQGQTMQGAAPGPGGAGSALAETLTQGGQQMGAHATLGAAQQAGNMNKMGLGSNGGPFGAQPYGQSATGPGQQLNPQQQLQNKAALANSLPPFPSELKGAAVTSVPNMQLQQQPQQQAAMLPLAGGGGVAVPSAGPTADPEKRKLIQQQLVLLLHAHKCQRREQANGEVRACALPHCRTMKNVLNHMTHCQAGKSCQVAHCASSRQIISHWKNCTRHDCPVCLPLKNASDKRTQQPMLSSPNTGLQNPMSSVGVGQPSAPTINTSTPIDPSSMQRAYEALGLPYSSQATGQAQARGAPGGPGQTAGAQNAQAQQQQLPQQMRPINALGNQMALGGATLGVTTSEQTNLHTDSLPNTLNTNNQLLSDGSAVGSMGNLPTAAPISATGTRKAWHEHVTQDLRNHLVHKLVQAIFPTPDPAALKDRRMENLVAYARKVEGDMYESANSRDEYYHFLAEKIYKIQKELEEKRRSRLQKQIINQAPMVAQGTQQPGLPSPSAFGPRPQNGPVPLPNMPNQIMNRMQVSQGISQFNHMALPSAQISQTPIGARAASPMNHPQQINMSSVPAMGMSPSRMPQAPGMMAGHGGANMVGQTASQGQFLAQTQFPPGSTAVTATGAMNVTVGPGMGQPPAQAAVTQLSQPGASLDNRVPTPASAASADLPVQEVKAEAHHEQQEFEAAGGKTEPKMETEEDSASTVVKKEEPEEKPEPMEVEEKKPEMKTEPKEEEEGGANSTTSSSPSQSRRKIFKPEELRQALMPTLESLYRQDPESLPFRQPVDPMLLGIPDYFDIVKNPIDLSTIKRKLDTGQYQEPWQYVDDVWLMFNNAWLYNRKTSRVYKYCSKLAEVFESEIDPVMQGLGYCCGRKYEFSPQTLCCYGKQLCTIPTGGTYYSYQNRYHFCEKCFNEIQGESVTLGDDPAQPQTMISKDQFERKKNDVLDPEPFVECKDCGRKMHQICVLHYEVIWPSGFICDNCLKKSGKTRKENKFSAKRLQSTRLGMYIEDRVNKYLKRQNHPEAGEVFVRVVASSDKTVEVKPGMKARFVDTGEMPETFPYRTKALFAFEEIDGVDVCFFGMHVQEYGSECPFPNTRRVYISYLDSIHFFRPRILRTAVYHEILIGYLEYVKKLGYTQGHIWACPPSEGDDYIFHCHPPDQKIPKPKRLQEWYRKMLDKAFAERILHDYKDIFKQATEDRLTSANELPYFEGDFWPNVLEESIKELEQEEEERKKEENTAASETPEGTPSDSKNAKKKNNKKTNKNKSSVSRANKKKPGMPNVANDLSQKLYATMEKHKEVFFVIHLHSGPMANTLPPIVDPDPMLSCDLMDGRDAFLTLARDKHWEFSSLRRCKWSTMCMLVELHNQGQDRFVYTCNECKHHVETRWHCTVCEDFDLCINCYNVKGHEHQMVKWGLGLDDDSNSQSGEASKSPQESRRLSIQRCIQSLVHACQCRNANCSLPSCQKMKRVVQHTKGCKRKTNGGCPVCKQLIALCCYHAKHCQENKCPVPFCLNIKHKLRQQQLQHRLQQAQLMRRRMATMQGRTMPLPSPPASAAPSTPTPHAQPNTPQTPQQPLSNQPQTPNSAGVMSPTFPNAPRNGQPQTPVSQGKPGPQASPLHQQQSPLPQPPQPPQQLQQQPPLAAVKMARHIEMMAQAQQNQQNYRVNMNGLPMNPQQPQQRMTGPMQPPMQMVPGPRGPQVMQPGMAPGQWPGAAGQMQAAQTQQPGLVPGQTPQQTMTMQRAMMAPGQQPQQGQRMLIPQQPGARPQTPQRPGAIAPNALQDLLRTLKSPSSPQQQQQVLNILKSNPQLMAAFIKQRTAKYHANQPQQAGQQQQPGMPTMQAMAMPGGAVQRPGIPSQQPQQPPAQGMAALGAQGQLINAAHNTNPQLQELYRRQLLRQQQQQQQQQQQQGVMPQGHPGQFPAQAQGTAATYSQLRMQQQQQQIAMQAGAGAAGGPMGQLPPMAQMAQPGMGIDSTQNLLHQRMLQQQQQQQQQLPQQQQAVLKQQMGSPAQPSPMSPQTHLLAGQPQGGAHLPGQSTLANALNNQVRSPAPVQSPCPPSQQQPQQQRPHSSPSPQVQNQPQPSPQHPHPPHSASPHPGLGGPLSGSMEQGHLGTPEQSAMLPQLNTPNRGGLSSDLGMVGDATGDTLEKFVEGL